The window GCTGGAAGTACGCTGAACTTAAAGATCATGCTAACAGTTGCCTGTATTTTTGTTCCAATCGTCATTGCCTATCAGATTTGGAGCTATGTATTATTTAAAGATAAAATAGTAAAAGAGAGTGCAAAGGGGTATTAAAATAGGGGGATTCACAAAGGGGTATTAACATTAGGGGAGCCGAAGCCTATCGGCTCCTCTATATTATTTTCAAAGGTTAAAAAAGTTGAGTATTTCTATTATTAAAATAAATATTCAAATTCGACAAAAATAGTGGTTGTTTTTGACACTGTAAGACAAACCTCCCATTGACTTTTTTCTATAATAAGTAAAAAGAGATTGTTCAATAAGGGGGAGTATGATGAGATCCTATCATGTATATTTAATAGAAGATGAATTTGCCTCCCATTATTATGGAAGAGAACAGATGTTTTATCAGTTATTTCTCGATAAAGAGCGTTCTCAGGGAGAATTAAAATCGATTATTGAGAAACAAATCCAATATATAACAAAACCGATTCCGAGTTTGCGGGTTCATAAGAATATAAATCAGAAGTTAAGTAAAAATAAGGATTTTCGCTTTGAGAACGGAGCATACTATATAGAAAGAAATGGTTTATTCAGTGCGGCAAGACTTGAAATAACTGAGCGGTTTGCTAGAGTGGATTCGAAAGGAAACTTTGATTCGGAAACAATCTTTTTTGAAGCGCTTCGTCAGAGCGAGCCTTCTTTTCTGGCAATTGACCTAAAGCATGATCGGTATGGCTGGCTTAATCCAATTAAAGAAAGAAAATTTGTCTAAATCGCACAAAAATCGGTGCAAATATTGTATAATTACGTTTGGTCTAGTACACTGTATGATAGACAACATGAAGGAGGAAGTTTATATATGTGGCAACTTATTCTAGTTGGTATACTAGCACTAGTCGCTGGTGTAGCTCTAGGATTTTTCATTGCTCGGAAATATATGATGAGCTATTTAAAGAAAAATCCGCCAATCAATGAACAAATGTTAAAAATGATGATGATGCAAATGGGCATGAAACCATCGCAAAAGAAAATCAATCAAATGATGAACGCCATGAATAAACAATCAAAATAATTGAGACAAGCACTCCATTCATATGTGAGTGCTTTTTTCTTTATTAGAAGCTCCATTTAAACAGTGCATAGAAAAAGACCAAATCCGAGGATATGGTCTTTTTTCACATATATAGGTAATTTATTTTATTATTAGTGAACATTTTGTTACTAAATTGCCCGTTTTTTGATTTGATACACAAATGTAATATAACTATTACTTAAATGACAAAATTAGATGTTATACTTCTAAATGTGACAAAAAGAGATGAAAAGGCTATTATTTATGTTTTTTGTCTCATGTTTTTGGGGGCAACTAGATTAATGTAAAGTTGTTTTACATAGAATATTGTCAAATTGTGCCGAGTATCTCGTTAATAATAGGCTAAATATTTTTAATTGATTACTAGAAATAGGCTTAGTAATTTGTCAAAAGAAAGCAGGGGAATCGATTTGAAGAAAAAGATAACTGCACTTGGGACTATCGTTATTTTAGGCATCAGTAGTATAGCTTCTATACCAGCAGTAAAGGCTGAATCAAATCTGCAAAGTATTCAAGGACAACGTTCTGGTATTCAAGTAGGAATTACTCAAGCAAATGCAGAAATTTCACAAGTTCAAAATGAACTTGCAAGTTTAAATGAACAAATTAAAAGAGTTGACCAAGCAATTCAAGATAATAATAACATGATAGCTCAAACACAAGTAAAAATGGCTGCATCTCAAACTGAAGTTCAGCAGCTTAATGATGAAATAACTGTTATTAAAGATAGAATTGAAAAACGTAATAATGTATTAAAAAAGCGTGCCCAATCTTTTCAAGAAAGTGGCGGCCAGGTAAGTTATTTTGATGTATTGCTTGGGGCTTCAAGCTTCAGTGACTTCGTTAATCGAATTGGGGCAGTTGCAACAATTGTCGAAGCTGACCAAGATCTAGTAAAACAGCATGAAGCAGATAAACAGGAAATACAAGATAAGCAAGCTGCAGTCGAACAAAAGCTTGCTGAATATAAGAATATGATGACCGAATTTGAGGGTATGCAAGCGCAGATTAACGAACAAAAATCGCAAAATGATGCATTAAAAGCAGATCTTACAGCGAGAGAACAACAAAGTCTGTCTGAAAAATCAAGTCTTCAACAGCAAGATCAAACACTTGCATTACAACAATCACAACTGACACAGCCAGCAAGAAGCCAAACGACTAGTTCACCGGTATTCTCACCTGTTTCAGTTCCAGCGGGAAGTGGTTCAATAAATGATGTCATTAAGGCTGGATATAGATATATTGGAAATTCCGTTTATGTATTCGGTGGGGGAAGATCGGCATCAGATATTGCAAATGGTAGATTTGATTGTTCCGGCTTCGTACACTGGGCATTTTCACAAGCAGGTGTAAGTGTTGGTTCAAGCACAGATTCCCTCAAAAATGAAGGGTCTAGTGTTCCTGCAAGCCAAATGCGTCCTGGTGATCTTGTATTCTTTGATACTTACAAACAAGACGGTCATGTTGGAATTTATATTGGTGGCGGTAAATTTATTGGTTCACAAAGCTCTACTGGCGTAGCCATTGCGGATATGTCTGGCGGATATTGGGGCCAAAATTTTAACGGGCGTGTTAAAAGAATCATGGATTAATAGATAGAATAACAAATCGAGGCCAAATTAATTGGTCTCGATTCTTTTTTTTCTCAAAGGATGGCTCGACTTATTATTTCTTTCGACTTTGCATTATTCACTAAACTGTTCTAGCATAATATTATAGTAAATTTTTAAAGTGTCGGGGGACGTTCTATGAAAGTGTTTCTTGATTTATCGTGGTTTTTTAAAAGAGAGAAGAAGGCCTACTTGATCGGGATTCTCTTTCTCGCCATCGTGGCTTTACTTGAGTTAATCCCGCCGAAAGTAATTGGCATTATTGTGGATCATATTCAAAACCATTCACTATCTCCAGGTATTTTATTGAAATGGATGTTCATTCTTATTTTCTCAGCGGGTGGTATGTACGTTCTTCGCTATTATTGG of the Bacillus sp. 1NLA3E genome contains:
- the sirA gene encoding sporulation inhibitor of replication protein SirA encodes the protein MMRSYHVYLIEDEFASHYYGREQMFYQLFLDKERSQGELKSIIEKQIQYITKPIPSLRVHKNINQKLSKNKDFRFENGAYYIERNGLFSAARLEITERFARVDSKGNFDSETIFFEALRQSEPSFLAIDLKHDRYGWLNPIKERKFV
- a CDS encoding YneF family protein, translated to MWQLILVGILALVAGVALGFFIARKYMMSYLKKNPPINEQMLKMMMMQMGMKPSQKKINQMMNAMNKQSK
- a CDS encoding coiled-coil domain-containing protein, with amino-acid sequence MKKKITALGTIVILGISSIASIPAVKAESNLQSIQGQRSGIQVGITQANAEISQVQNELASLNEQIKRVDQAIQDNNNMIAQTQVKMAASQTEVQQLNDEITVIKDRIEKRNNVLKKRAQSFQESGGQVSYFDVLLGASSFSDFVNRIGAVATIVEADQDLVKQHEADKQEIQDKQAAVEQKLAEYKNMMTEFEGMQAQINEQKSQNDALKADLTAREQQSLSEKSSLQQQDQTLALQQSQLTQPARSQTTSSPVFSPVSVPAGSGSINDVIKAGYRYIGNSVYVFGGGRSASDIANGRFDCSGFVHWAFSQAGVSVGSSTDSLKNEGSSVPASQMRPGDLVFFDTYKQDGHVGIYIGGGKFIGSQSSTGVAIADMSGGYWGQNFNGRVKRIMD